Proteins encoded by one window of Musa acuminata AAA Group cultivar baxijiao chromosome BXJ2-9, Cavendish_Baxijiao_AAA, whole genome shotgun sequence:
- the LOC135623157 gene encoding protein CUP-SHAPED COTYLEDON 3-like → MEEVEVLWELIGDDVSEQGLPPGFRFHPTDEELVTFYLASKVFNGGFCGVDIVEVDLNRCEPWELPEVAKIGEREWYFFSLRDRKYPTGLRTNRATGAGYWKATGKDREVHSATSGALVGMKKTLVFYKGRAPRGEKTKWVLHEYRLDGEYYSCRLSCKEEWVMCRIFHKSAGDHRKSQYYPNHAFLLDPSSSSNPCFPPFLDLPHLQDPIHSLLQSGKLTPFNFYQEPNSLFPLLPLPSTTTTLPSLHETRCSSNDDRSFQPPQQEETGIPSWLDPYLQNPLLYEMGLPPLGLGGVVHHDLTFMDETAAGESGPLVS, encoded by the exons ATGGAGGAAGTGGAAGTGCTGTGGGAGTTAATCGGAGACGACGTTTCCGAGCAAGGGCTACCTCCTGGTTTCAGGTTTCACCCAACAGATGAAGAGCTTGTCACCTTCTACTTAGCCTCCAAGGTCTTCAACGGGGGTTTCTGCGGTGTGGACATTGTTGAGGTCGATCTTAACAGATGTGAGCCGTGGGAGCTCCCAG AGGTGGCGAAGATAGGGGAGAgggagtggtacttcttcagcctAAGAGACAGGAAGTATCCGACGGGGCTGAGGACCAACAGGGCCACCGGGGCCGGCTACTGGAAGGCTACCGGCAAGGACCGGGAGGTGCACAGCGCCACCAGCGGGGCCCTTGTGGGCATGAAGAAGACCCTGGTCTTCTACAAGGGGAGGGCTCCACGCGGGGAGAAGACCAAGTGGGTCCTACACGAGTATCGCCTGGACGGGGAATACTACTCCTGCCGCCTCTCCTGCAAG GAGGAATGGGTGATGTGCAGAATATTTCACAAGTCAGCAGGAGATCATAGGAAGAGTCAATACTACCCAAACCACGCCTTCCTCTTggacccttcttcctcttccaacCCTTGCTTTCCCCCATTCCTCGACCTGCCACACCTGCAAGACCCCATCCACAGCCTCCTTCAAAGCGGTAAACTTACACCCTTCAACTTCTACCAAGAACCCAACTCACTCTTCCCCCTCCTTCCCCTTCCATCAACAACTACCACACTTCCATCCCTACATGAAACGCGATGCTCTTCCAACGACGACCGGAGCTTCCAGCCACCACAACAAGAAGAGACAGGGATCCCTAGTTGGCTCGATCCTTACCTCCAGAACCCTCTACTATACGAAATGGGTCTGCCTCCGCTTGGGCTAGGAGGAGTTGTTCATCACGACCTAACCTTCATGGACGAGACTGCAGCAGGAGAATCTGGACCCCTGGTTTCTTAA